Within Moorena sp. SIOASIH, the genomic segment GTCTTATGCTACTGGAATGTTAGCGATTTGTATGATTTTTGCCCCAGCCAGATATAAGTTAGCCCTACCGATGATTGTGATCGGAGGAGCAGCAAGTAGCACCGCTTTTGTTTGGCACTCTCATAACAAGTCCGATAAAACCATTCTGCCTAATCAAGTACAACAGATGGAAGAACGCCTCGGTAACTTAGAAACTATTGTGGGACAGGATGATTTGGAAGTAAATTTGAAACTTAAACAGTTAGAAGAAAAGATATAGTACAGCAGTTTTAAATTGGATGAGGTACAAATTCTTGGGTTTTAGGGAGCAGGGAGCACGGAGCAGGGAGCAGGTAATAGGTAAAAAATACTGTGTACCTGATAGCTAGTAAAAACGCTGTATTTGTAAGTTTAGGTATAAACGAAATATAGTATTATAATTGAGTATTTTATCAGGCTCGATTATAGTATATAAGGCTAGATAATTTGGAAAGATATCACCTAATATAGCGTTGATCATACTTATGAGGTACAGTCAATCTTATTACCTCTACTCCCTACTCCCTACTCCCTGCTCCCTGCTCCCTTAAAAAAAGACCTCACCTAATTGAAAACCGCTATAATCAATAATGCTCAAAACGAAGACTTATGTAACTGCTACACTGTCTACACTACTCCTAGCACTACTAATTGGATGTAATGGGGCGGATTCCCCAAAGGGTGTATCGCCATCTCCTGATCCAGATGCTTCCAAGTCCTCAGAACCAGAGAATGCACTAAAGGTGATCCAAAAGCCTGATCAACCGCTAACTGTTGCGCAAACGAATCCTAATCCAGGAACCCAACAGAGTGTTGACCAATACCTGAAAGGATTATCCGCCAAAGGGATGACCAAGAACAATCAAGGGATATGGATCGAATCAGGAGATACCCTCTTAGCTAATCACCAAGGCACTATTCCCTTACCGGCAGCATCCCTTACCAAAGCAGCAACTACACTAGCCGCTCTTTCTACCCTCGGTCCTGACCACCGATTCATTACCCAATTTAGCGCCACCGGACCGATTGAGAACGGGGTGCTACAAGGAGACCTAGTGGTTGAAGGTTCAGAAGACCCCTTTTTTGTTTGGGAAGAAGCCATAGCAGTAGGCAACCAGTTAAATCAGTTAGGTATCAAGCAAGTAACCGGTAATTTGGTGATTGTGGGTAAGTTTTATATGAATTTTGAGACCTTACCCCTCAAAGCTGGCACTCTGCTCAAGCAAGGCTTGAATGGTAAGAGTTGGCCACCAGCAGCAGAAACTCAGTATCAGACCTTACCCCCAGGTACTCCTCGACCGGAAATTGCGATCGCAGGCTCTGTGCAAGTGGTAGCTTCACCCCCTGACAATCTACAGCCCCTGGTACGCCAATATTCCTTTCCCCTGGCGGAACTGCTGAAGAAAATGAATCGCTACAGTAATAATAAAATGGCCGACATGCTAGCTAATACAGCTGGTGGTGCCAAGGTGGTAGCCCGCAAAGCAGCAGAAGCAGCGGGAGTACCCCCATCAGAAATTAGCTTAATCAATGGGTCTGGTTTAGGTGAAGAAAATCGCATGTCTCCTCGGGCTGTCACTGCTGTATTTCTCGCCATTGAGCGCTATCTTCAGCAATACAACATGACCGTTGCTGATGTATTTGCCATCGTAGGACAAGACCAAGGTATTTTAAATGAACGTCCATTGCCTAACTTAGCAGTAGTTAAATCCGGTAGTTTGAATTATGTTAGTACCTTAGCCGGAGCCTTACCAACTCAAACCTATGGCACTGTTTGGTTTGCTGTGATGAATTCAGGGGGAGACTATACCAAATTCCGGACTCAGCAAGAGATGCTGCTAAAAGAATTAGTAAATAAATGGGGAATGGTGGTATCTGTTCCTCCTGACATTAAACCATCACCTCAGAGGATAGGTATGACTTCCGTTACTGAAATTGTTAGGTAGGGAGTAGGGAGTAGGGAGTAGGGAGTAGGGAGTCGGGAGTAGGTAAGGTAAGCAGTTAGCGGTCAGCGGTCAGCGGTCAGTAGTCAGTAGTCAGTGGTCAGCTATCAGCATATGCGCATAGCGCATATTCTTACATGCACCGGAATTCTTGAATAGCAATCCGTGTCGGAATTGTGAGAATTCTTTGATGCCATATTCCTGACTCCCGATTCCCTACTCCCTGTTCCCTACTCCCTGTTCCCTATTCCCTATTCCCTGTTCCCTATTCCCTATTCCCTACTCCCTACTCCCTACTCCCTATTCCCTACTCCCTATTCCCTGTTCCCTGTTCCCTGTTCCCTGTTCCCTGCTGTATCCTGGTTGAGTGTTAACAAAACTCTCATTAACTGAGAAATTATAGATGGCAAACCCAACCGCAACCCTAGAAACCTCTTTAGGCACCATTACCGTGGAATTGTTCAAGGATGTGATGCCAGAGACAGCCGGTAATTTCATTAAACTAGCCCAGTCTGGTTTCTACGATGGTCTTCATTTTCACCGGGTGATTAATAACTTCATGATTCAGTTTGGCTGTCCCTATAGCAAGGATCCCAATAGTCCTCGCGCCGGTACCGGGAATGGTCCTGACGGCTGCATCCAGGATGAGCACCGGAACAATGCCAAAATTTCCAATCAGCCAGGTACGTTATCTATGGCAAATACCGGTGCTCCCAATAGCGGTAGTTGCCAGTTTTTCATCAATACACGGGACAATTCCTATCTCGATTGGTTTTCTCCAGGTCCCTCGAAGCACCCGGTTTTTGGTAGAGTGACTGAGGGTATGGATGTGGTGCAAAAGATTGAAAGCACCCCTACTGATCGCGGTGATCGCCCCAAAACTCCGGTTCAAATGGTGAAAGTCACTATTAACGAATAACGTAAGCTATCAGCAATCAGCTATCAGTTGTAAGCTATCAGTTATCAGTTATCAGTTATCAGTTATCAGCTTATCGGTTACAGCGTCGAAGCCTGTGCCACATTGCTTGAGATGCTTTTGAATAAGATAAGCTGACGGCTGACGGCTGACCACTGACCAGTGACCACTGACCACTGACCACTGATCACTGACCGCTAATAGCTGACCTTTTCTCTTTCCCTAAGATATTGTTCATCAAGCCGAGTTGATATAATTTGACTGTATCACTAGAGGAGCAAATTCTTTAGTGTTAGCGTCTACGGGGAATGGTCTGACTTAGGAACGGGAAAACCCATGAACACATCACCCTGGCTAGCAGCTACTGCAATCACTACAGCTTCTTGCCTTACCTTAGGCGCTATCAATCCAGCAGCAGCGAATACCTTTGGCAACATTGAAGTTAACGGAAACAATTTTATTGCGGTAGCTGCCCCTTTTGGCTACAACCAGTATCAATTACTAATCATCGAGCAGATTGCAAACTGGCAAGCGTGCTGGCGTGAACGAGGCACTAACCCAGTTGTTGTAGAGCCTCTGCTGCTCGACTTTGACTTTACAGGAATTTGTGGGCGCAGTACAGACAGCAACGGCTATTCTATCCGCGTCGATAGTCAAGACTTCGGTCTAGAGTATATGCTCAGATTGGTTAAGCGGAATGGGGAATTGGTATTACTAGGCACTCACCGTATTGACCGCAATGCCCCAGACATTGAGCTTGGCCGCACCAGAGGTTTGGCTAATGGCTTTCTCAAAATCTTTCTTGATCCCGGTTGGCGATTTACCAAACGTATCTATCAGGGCAGACAATTAGGTCACATCTATATTACCTATGGTGCTACCGCTAAGACTGTAGCGCCACGGTGGACGAGTAGCCCTCAACCCTCACCACCTACTCCCAGCAGGGAATATATTTTTACCAAACCACAAGCCCAACCCAAGACTAGTGGTGAACGTTTTCCTGACACTAGCCCTCAACTTCCAGCACCTGCACCAGCAGAATCCTCAGATGATGGCATACCAGTGTTTGAAGGTTCTAATTAATTAGGACTTACGAAGTTTAGTTGGTTTCGCCACCCTAACCCGCCCAGGGCGTAAGCATATGCGCTACGCGCAGGCTACGCCAACAGCTATCAGCCTAATGCCGTCAGCTAATCAACGGGAGGTAGTAAACAAGCTGGGGGGGTGCTGCTACGGCTGGTTGAAAATCCCTGCTCGTTTTACTAATCCGACCCGGTGCAGTTCTCGCCCCTGCTAGCTGTTCGCGTTCCGACGCAAGAAATAGCCCTGGGGTATTAAGCAGCGATCGCAGAATTAATTACCTACTCGCAATCTCTGTAACCCTTACATTGTAAGGCTTTGAGTTTTATGAAATGTGTAATTAATTTGGTTTACCAAAAAGTTTGGGTTTAAAGCCCCGTCCTTATAGGACGGCTTTTCCATGTGTTATAATAAAATCATAATTAATAAACTTTCCGTTAAATAGATATTATTTAGTTATAAGTAGACAACGTAACAAATATGTATGAGATACGTATTGCGTAATTTGGTCTAACGACTATAACGTCTATGAAAAAATTAGATGAAAAAAGTATCTATTTAACTATATTAAAAAGGTACGGTGGGGCACACCGAAACCTAGATCATTGATCTAAACGCTCGGGGAGATTTGTCCTCTACTAAACCTGGTTCCGGCCTGGCGAACGCAAGACGAGTCGTAGATCCAAGAATCCCCGTTCTTCTAGGACGGGGAGTGTCAACTGCTTATAGGGGAGTTAAACTTGGTTTGATAACATAGCTCTGACGAAGAGATTATGAAAAGAATCGTTCGGTTTCTAGCTCCCGTGTTGCTCCTAATTGGTTGCACTGACCACAGCCCGGCTCAGACTCAAAAAGAGCTAAGCTTGAGCTTACCGAGCGGTTTCTCCTCCCTCGTGGAGCAGAGGCAACCGCACCGGCTCGGCTCAGTCACCCTCGACATAGTGCGACACCCCATCGAACTCGTCGGTGATTGCAGCGGCTGTGTGAATCCGCTCCATGTTGACCATCTCGTCCTCGAAAACCAGTACCTCCGGATCGAGGTGGCACCGCAGCTCGGTGGCCGAGTGCGTAGTGTTGTCTACAAACCCGCCCTTGTGGGCAGGGATGGTGCGCCCAAAACTAACACCCAGATGTTTGCCCTTGATACTCCCCAAGGGATCCCACATGACAAATTGCAAGTAGGCGTCCCTTGGAACTACGGCGGCTGGCGCATGTCCTTTCCCTTCCATGAACACGGTCTACGGGGCAAAGCTCAA encodes:
- a CDS encoding peptidylprolyl isomerase — protein: MANPTATLETSLGTITVELFKDVMPETAGNFIKLAQSGFYDGLHFHRVINNFMIQFGCPYSKDPNSPRAGTGNGPDGCIQDEHRNNAKISNQPGTLSMANTGAPNSGSCQFFINTRDNSYLDWFSPGPSKHPVFGRVTEGMDVVQKIESTPTDRGDRPKTPVQMVKVTINE
- a CDS encoding DUF3747 domain-containing protein; this translates as MNTSPWLAATAITTASCLTLGAINPAAANTFGNIEVNGNNFIAVAAPFGYNQYQLLIIEQIANWQACWRERGTNPVVVEPLLLDFDFTGICGRSTDSNGYSIRVDSQDFGLEYMLRLVKRNGELVLLGTHRIDRNAPDIELGRTRGLANGFLKIFLDPGWRFTKRIYQGRQLGHIYITYGATAKTVAPRWTSSPQPSPPTPSREYIFTKPQAQPKTSGERFPDTSPQLPAPAPAESSDDGIPVFEGSN
- a CDS encoding D-alanyl-D-alanine carboxypeptidase, giving the protein MLKTKTYVTATLSTLLLALLIGCNGADSPKGVSPSPDPDASKSSEPENALKVIQKPDQPLTVAQTNPNPGTQQSVDQYLKGLSAKGMTKNNQGIWIESGDTLLANHQGTIPLPAASLTKAATTLAALSTLGPDHRFITQFSATGPIENGVLQGDLVVEGSEDPFFVWEEAIAVGNQLNQLGIKQVTGNLVIVGKFYMNFETLPLKAGTLLKQGLNGKSWPPAAETQYQTLPPGTPRPEIAIAGSVQVVASPPDNLQPLVRQYSFPLAELLKKMNRYSNNKMADMLANTAGGAKVVARKAAEAAGVPPSEISLINGSGLGEENRMSPRAVTAVFLAIERYLQQYNMTVADVFAIVGQDQGILNERPLPNLAVVKSGSLNYVSTLAGALPTQTYGTVWFAVMNSGGDYTKFRTQQEMLLKELVNKWGMVVSVPPDIKPSPQRIGMTSVTEIVR